The Carassius auratus strain Wakin unplaced genomic scaffold, ASM336829v1 scaf_tig00034504, whole genome shotgun sequence DNA segment TCACTTCCACAGGCGTGATGACAAAACCCACACATGACCGCAGTGCCTGTCTCGTCTCATTCACTCTGGTTAAATGGCTAAAGTAAATAGAAAGATGACAAGTTTAAGGTTAgcgcaaatatatttttactcgCCGAACACTGACTGAGCACTTCAGAGTTCATTCTCATCAAGTCATCTGtgatatttctcagttcatctcaatggacgcgcAGTACACCTGTGTTTGATGTACCATGAGCTctagtgtgaaggcgcacgactcgcCGTCGCTTTCTCTCACACGCAGAGAGTGCagattgagaaagagagagcgagcaaGAGAGTCTTACATACATGCAGAATAGACCCGCTACATGTACGCACTAAATAATATTctctgttgtattttcctgtaaaaatgACGGAGTTCCTTAGTAGTGGGCGGAACAAATGCACAaacggcaatctcattggctcGTGCTCACCTACTGAGCAAACCAGTTTGACCAAATGCagacaacctgattaatattcatgaatccattaCTGTTCTTATTAGCAGAATTTGtcgaataattattattatcatcttatcagtgttattgttagttatttcctttttttaactgaaacacTGAATGATCAACAAATTACCACCACCAGtcctaaattcagttaaaatgtctATGCCTTCATATATGGTTACcaagttttaattataattactaaagttctatcattaaataatacttgattatcttgatatcatattataatgcttgactgactgatgttactTTCAGGTGTACTTTCAGGTTTTCAAAAACCTGTGCcatttaaataacatatacagtataatatatatctTAGTGCATCAGTCtggcaagtaaataaataaaaaattactagccaatggcgattcaatttCCAAGGTGTCATTAAGACTTGTTAtatttatctataaataaaataatatcgtGTCAGTTTTTTTCCCCTGTGGTATTGAAAATGGTATCGAATATCGATATTTTTCAAGGTATCATATCGAAGTTTGAAATTCCAGTATCCAGTGACAACACTATGAGTGACATTCAACTGGTGGTCAAGATCAGCTCTCAGCTCCCAGTTGCTTCCGGGTGACAGCAGGATTCACTCCTTTGTGGTGCTTATAAGCTCCTCAGCCCCTTGCCTCACAAAATGATTCAGGCCATGAGATGTTTAATGAAATGTTCAAAGTAATACTGTTAGATTAACAAGAGATTTCATTACAAACAATGTTTGATAATCTTAACATGTTTTGTAATAGAATGCACATTAAATTGAATCCTGCTTCATCTTCTGCAGATTTTTGAGTCCTGCTGCAAATGAAGCCTGTCAGTATGTgtctggaattgtgggtaaaaacccgttgcTCCTGAGAGATCTTAATCTGGGTGAATGTGAACTAGGAGACACAAGAGTAAATCAGATCACTGCTCTGCTGCAGGATAAGCACTGTaaactcaacacactgatgtgagtaTCGTATAGCATTTCAATACTAATAACTTCTAGCAGCATGTTACAGTAGTTGATCATTCTCATTCAGGTCAGTACAATTTTTCTCTTACCATcacaataaaatcacaaaataggtaacactttatttcgtTTCGTATTTAGTtgactttagacattctactaacagtaagtaactttgcaactacatgtcaactagcagttagtagggtattagtagactgtctgcttaaaatcttctaacactttctttgtcaaattATCAAACTAACCCTAGACCTATCccaacagtctactctgagagttagtagacgcGTATTAGTAAATAATGAGATTTAGGTCCAATGTAGTTGATATGCAGTTACAAAGTTACTTgttgttagtagaatgtctaaagtggaatatcaaaataaagtttaaccCAAAAACACAGCGTCGATATGAATACACAGATTTCTTTCATAGAGTTACAAAAACTATTTTCAGCTGTAATTTCAATATCAGTTATATTAAAGTGCACATTCAGGGGTTGGATAAAATAGTGTGAACAATTGGGAAATAGCCAGTATTTTATTCATGATATTGCCACCATTTACCTATAGTACAGCTTCCAGCcttgtcaaaatatatttttatagcacTCATGAATCTATGTTAATGTTAGATAATAAGTTCAGtggtttgttcatgttagttctgtttttttttctaacttttaataaaaaaaatgagtagTAGCATCgtttacattaaaatatcatttctcattgtaaatccatgttaactaattgtttatttttattttgtttatttttaccattttttaaaatgataccTTATTGTAGAGATATTGAGTAGAAAAATTACCAAAAGATGCAACAAACCAAGGGTGAAATTGAATTAATCTGAGtctatttaaaatgacaaatcctACCCACAAATCCTCCCACAAATCCTCAAAAACCTTGAATGATTATCATAAAATTTACCtattttctttatctttctctcttcagtctatatagatgcagtattacagagaaacaatgTCTCATCCTGATTTCAGCTCTGAAATTAAACCCTTCatacctgagagaactggacatAAGTGAGAATGAACTAAAAAACACAGGAGTGAGTAACTTATGTGACGTTCTGAAAGATTCACACTGTAAACTTGAGAGACTGAGGTGAGGAACATTCACATACAAGAATCACAATACTTAGTCAATTGAATActctaaagtaaaattaaaagttttttacataggcaaaaatgtagtttttgatGTTTTAAGATTTATGTTCAAAATTTACAGACAACATTAAACtatttacattgttttctaaTATCTTTATTGCATTATATTAGTATATGTCTAAATATGCATCACACTATTAGCAGGCCTACACTCTATTATTATCcgttatacatacagtattgttcaaaataataccagtacaatgtgactaaccagaataatcaaggtttttagtataagtatttagtatttagtattttttagtagtagtattttttattgctacatggcaaacaagttaccagtaggttcagtagattgtcagaaaacaaacaagacccagcattcatgatatgcacgctcttaaggctgtgcaattgggcaattagttgaaaggtgtgtgttcaaaaaaatagcagtgtctacctttcactgtacaaactcaaaactattttgtacaaacatttttttttctgggatttagcaatcctgtgaatcactaaactaatatttagttgtatgaccacagttttttaaaactgcttgacatctgtgtggcatggagtcaaccaacttgtggcacctctcagctgttattccactccatgattctttatcaacattccacaattcattcacatttcttggttttgcttcagaatcagcatttttgatatcaccccacaagttctcaattggattaaggtctggagattgggctggccactccataacattaattttgttggtttggaaccaagactttgcccgtttactagtgtgttttgggtcattgtcttgtagaaacaaccatttcaagggcatgttctcttcagcatagggcaacatgacctcttcaagtattttaacatatgcaaactgatccatgatccctggtatgcgataaataggcccaacaccatagtaggagaaacatgcccatatcatgatgcttgcatctccatgcttcactgtcttcactgtgtactgtggcttgaattcagagtttgggggtcgtctcacaaactgcctgtggcccttggacccaaaaagaacaattttactctcatcagtccacaaaatgttcctccatttctctttaggccagttgatgtgttctttggcaaattgtaacctcttctgcacatgcctttttttaacagagggactttgcgggggattcttgaaaatagattagcttcacacagacgtcttctaactgtcacagtacttacaggtaactccagactgtcattgatcatcctggaggtgatcattggctgagcctttgccattctggttatttttctatccattttgatggttgtcttccgttttcttccacgtctctctggttttgctctccattttaaggcattggagatcattttagctgaacagcctatcattttttgcacctctttataggttttcccatctctaatcaactttttaatcaaagtatgctgttcttctgaacaatgtcttgaacgacccattttcctcagctttcaaatgcatgttcaacaagtgttggcttcatccttaaatatgggccacctgattcacacctgtttcttcacaaaattgatgacctcagtgattgaatgccacactgctatttttttgaacacacccctttcaactaattcaactaattgtccaattgcacagccttaagagcgtgcatatcatgaatgctgggtctcatttgttttctgagaatctactgaacctactggtaacttgtttgccacgtagcaataaaaaaatatacgaaaaaccttgattattctggttagtcacattgtactgctattattttgaacaatactgtatataaatatatataaattcacattaaatgcaGGCATCAGAGACTCCTCTCTActgcaattatacattttttatgtataattgataaaaaataataagatttttttatactGATTTGATACTGAGTTTGgcataaaatattatgtaaatttaGTAAGCATAAGAAAATCTTCCTCTGTAAATTAAAATCTCCCTCAATTGAATGAGGAAAATATAGTGAACTGTCGTTTGCTGTTTGTTTGACAGAAAACAGGCATTGTATTAATCACCTAAACTAACAACAATATATGTTTTTaggctttcagactgcagtatcactgaagaaggttataaagctctggcttcagctctgagatcaaacccttcacacctgatagagctggatctgacaagaaatgatcctggacaatcaggagtgaagaagctcagtgatttactacaggatgaTTCCTGTAAATTAAAGATCATCAGGTAATATACACTGAgacattgaaatatttaaaactgaacCACAGATATGAAATCAACTGTATGACAATAGAGGGTTAAATAGACCAGTGTGGaaaaggaataaaatgaaatgaattctAATGCAATTACAAGAATTAAAAGACCTTTCACAAGCTTTCTTTAAAATCAAACAATGGTAAtcgtgtagatgtggcagtgggaggTCTGTCCTGTAGCTTGGTTATGAGGATGAGTGTCTGTCAGTGGACCtcagtgaggtccatgccaacaAGGACTtaaaagccttagtgatctgaaacaaagagacGACAGCCAGAATGTGCAGAGGCATCAACTGGTTGcagcctatgcctccgtggcctgactgaactatgCTGGGCTGGATTTCAGACAGGACTACTTTGGCAAggtacttgagtttattgaacatttaTCTTTGGCGGTCATGTCAAGTCCCCTTTATTTAGCTAgcgctttaaaataaaatacattgcgacaactgaacaacattcattagaaaaacagcgtgtcaataatgcaaaatgacagttaaaggcagttcatcattgaattcagtgatgtcacctctgttcagtttaaatagtgtctgtgcattcatttgcaatcaagtcaacgatatcactgtaaatgaagtgaccccaactaagcaagccagaggtgacagcggcaaggaaccaaaactccattggtgacagaatggagaaaaaatcttgagagaaaccaggctcagttggggggcaagttctcctctgaccagacaaaatgagcagttaaattccaggctgcagcaaagtaagattgtgcagaagaatcatctgtcttgtcctggtggtcgtctgagacaaggtctttacaggggatctgggACCGACAGGACCCGGCTAAtacggtcatacttcctggttctaggaagaactcttgctgctgcattttggactagctgtagtttgtttactaaccatgcagaaaaacaaatgctagaaacatggctttctaaggaaagattgctatcaaatagcacacctaggttcctaactgatgacagagaatgacagagcagccatcaagtcttagacagtgttctatgttaatacatgcagagtttttagatcCTATCATTAACACctatttttttgagaatttagcagtaagaaattactcatcatccagttttttatatcgactatgcattccattagtttttttaaattgggatgtttcaccaggctgcaaaaaaaaaaaaaaaatagagctgAGTATaatcagcataaaagtgaaagctaacaccatgtttcctgatgatatctcccacgGGTAACATTTAAAGCGTGTAGAGTatcggccctagtactgagccttgaggtactccatactgcacttgtgatcaatctgatacagtacagaccaaaagtttggacacaccttatcattcaaagagttttctttactttcatgactatgaaaattgtagagtcacactgaaggcatcaagggctatttgaccaagaaggagagtgatggggtgctgcgccagatgacctggcctccacagtcaccggacctgaacccaatcaagatggtttaggggtgagctggaccgcagactgaatgCAAAagtgccaacaagtgctaagcatctctggggggaactccttcaagactgttggaagtccatttcaggtgactacctcttgaagctcatcaagagaatgccaagagtgtgcaaagcagtaatcaaagcaaaaggtggctactttgaagaacctagaatgacacattttcagttttttcacactttatttgttatgcatataattccatatataattccacatgtgttaattcatagttttgatgccttcagtgtgaatatacaattttcatactttatttt contains these protein-coding regions:
- the LOC113081501 gene encoding ribonuclease inhibitor-like yields the protein MSNNNLQDSGVKKLQNGLKDTNCTLNKLSLSDCILQDPNCQLKTLRFLSPAANEACQYVSGIVGKNPLLLRDLNLGECELGDTRVNQITALLQDKHCKLNTLILYRCSITEKQCLILISALKLNPSYLRELDISENELKNTGVSNLCDVLKDSHCKLERL